Proteins encoded in a region of the Neoarius graeffei isolate fNeoGra1 chromosome 3, fNeoGra1.pri, whole genome shotgun sequence genome:
- the mgat2 gene encoding alpha-1,6-mannosyl-glycoprotein 2-beta-N-acetylglucosaminyltransferase, with protein sequence MRFRIYKRKVVILTLVVLICGFAVWSSGKQKRGSPVFPKEVEAVKKSSISSLAQVTASVTRKPVNDTLPERQVVPKPVMDNTTLVYRGIVFQINFDQTLRNEEKFRSIRQKDDLVVVVQVHNRPEYLRLLVESLRKAKGIENVLLIFSHDFWSPELNNIVSSIDFCLVLQIFFPFSIQLYPQEFPGNDPRDCPRDIAKNDALKLGCINAEYPDSFGHYREAKFSQTKHHWWWKLHFVWDRVRVLKDHKGLVLLIEEDHYLAPDFYHLLKLMTSLKKEQCADCDIISLGSYGHIGYASKANRVEVKAWKSTEHNMGMAMDRDTYQKLIRCTETFCTYDDYNWDWSLQHLTVNCLPTFWKVMVSEAPRIFHAGDCGMHHRKTACMPIDQKRKIESILQSSTNQLFPKNLLITKRLPASGGGGIAPHVKNGGWGDIRDHELCKSYLRLQ encoded by the coding sequence ATGAGATTCCGAATCTACAAGAGGAAAGTCGTGATCCTGACTCTGGTGGTTTTAATCTGCGGATTTGCCGTTTGGAGCAGCGGAAAACAGAAAAGAGGAAGTCCTGTTTTTCCCAAGGAAGTGGAGGCTGTTAAGAAAAGCAGCATTAGTAGCCTGGCACAGGTCACAGCTTCAGTAACCCGGAAACCAGTCAATGACACGCTTCCAGAAAGGCAAGTTGTCCCCAAGCCTGTGATGGATAATACCACTCTGGTGTATCGGGGGATCGTGTTCCAAATCAACTTTGACCAGACCTTGAGGAACGAAGAGAAGTTCAGGTCAATACGGCAGAAGGATGACCTCGTGGTAGTAGTTCAGGTTCACAATCGACCAGAGTACCTGAGGCTGCTTGTAGAAAGCTTGAGAAAAGCAAAAGGCATTGAGAATGTCCTACTTATATTCAGCCACGATTTCTGGTCCCCAGAGCTTAACAACATAGTTTCGTCCATTGACTTCTGCCTCGTCCTTCAGATCTTCTTTCCTTTCAGCATCCAGCTGTATCCTCAAGAGTTTCCAGGAAATGACCCTCGAGACTGCCCCAGAGACATTGCCAAGAACGACGCCTTAAAACTCGGTTGCATAAACGCAGAGTACCCTGACTCTTTTGGCCATTACCGTGAGGCCAAATTTTCACAAACCAAACACCACTGGTGGTGGAAATTACATTTTGTGTGGGACAGGGTCCGTGTGCTAAAGGATCACAAAGGACTGGTGCTTCTTATCGAGGAGGACCACTACTTAGCCCCAGACTTCTACCATCTTCTCAAGCTGATGACGTCTCTAAAGAAGGAGCAGTGTGCCGACTGTGACATCATTTCACTAGGGAGCTACGGGCACATCGGCTACGCCAGCAAAGCCAACCGAGTGGAGGTGAAGGCCTGGAAATCCACAGAGCACAACATGGGCATGGCCATGGACAGGGATACGTACCAAAAACTCATCCGGTGCACAGAAACATTCTGCACCTATGACGACTACAACTGGGACTGGTCCCTTCAGCACCTAACCGTGAACTGCCTGCCCACTTTCTGGAAGGTCATGGTGAGTGAAGCTCCCCGTATCTTTCATGCCGGGGATTGTGGCATGCACCATAGGAAGACCGCTTGTATGCCAATTGATCAGAAGAGAAAGATAGAAAGCATACTTCAGAGCAGCACAAACCAGCTGTTCCCCAAAAATTTGCTCATCACAAAGAGACTGCCAGCATCTGGGGGTGGTGGAATAGCCCCTCATGTCAAAAATGGAGGATGGGGTGATATCAGGGACCATGAACTCTGTAAGAGCTATCTTCGGTTACAGTGA